A single genomic interval of Flavobacteriales bacterium harbors:
- a CDS encoding pyridoxal phosphate-dependent aminotransferase: MRPSALVRSIEEPATLMMARRCRELRAQGRDIIDLSLGEPDHDPPAFALEAAHRAIDGPWHKYPPVNGFADVRQAIADKLRRDNGLDYHPDQVVVSTGAKQAIMNAVLGLVGPGDEVVIPAPYWVTYREQVRMAGAIPVIVPSSLEEEFKPPIARIAAAITSRTRLLLFSSPCNPSGSVFTAEELEELARVVSAHPDLLVISDEIYEHIVFDGRHVSFATFPGMMDRTVTVNGLSKAFALTGWRVGYLAAPAWIAKACNTIQGQFTSGANSIAQRVTLACMQADPALLAPMRSDFLRRRDLVVRGLADVPGLRCNRPMGAFYVLPDVSAWLGRSVDGRSITSTVELCTTLLEQAGVAVVDGDAFGAPGTIRISYATADDKLTEALRRLRSFGERLQA; this comes from the coding sequence ATGCGTCCTTCCGCGCTCGTCCGTTCCATCGAAGAACCCGCCACCCTGATGATGGCCCGGCGATGCCGCGAACTGCGTGCGCAGGGACGGGACATCATCGACCTCAGCCTCGGGGAACCCGATCACGACCCGCCCGCGTTCGCGCTGGAGGCCGCCCATCGGGCGATCGATGGTCCCTGGCACAAGTATCCCCCGGTGAACGGCTTCGCCGATGTGCGCCAGGCCATCGCCGACAAGTTGCGCCGGGACAACGGGCTGGACTATCACCCCGACCAGGTGGTGGTGAGCACCGGTGCCAAACAGGCCATCATGAACGCCGTTCTGGGCCTGGTGGGCCCCGGCGACGAAGTGGTCATCCCCGCGCCCTACTGGGTGACCTACCGAGAGCAGGTGCGCATGGCCGGGGCCATCCCGGTGATCGTGCCCTCCTCCTTGGAGGAGGAGTTCAAGCCGCCCATCGCCCGGATCGCCGCGGCCATCACCTCACGCACGCGTCTTTTGCTTTTCAGTTCACCCTGCAACCCGTCCGGCTCGGTGTTCACCGCTGAGGAGCTCGAGGAACTCGCCCGGGTCGTTTCCGCCCACCCGGACCTTCTGGTCATCAGCGATGAGATCTACGAGCACATCGTGTTCGATGGCCGCCACGTTTCCTTCGCCACGTTCCCGGGCATGATGGACCGGACGGTGACGGTGAACGGGCTCTCCAAGGCCTTCGCGCTGACCGGTTGGCGGGTGGGCTACCTCGCCGCACCGGCCTGGATCGCCAAGGCCTGCAACACCATACAGGGGCAGTTCACCAGCGGGGCCAACAGCATCGCACAACGGGTGACCCTGGCCTGCATGCAGGCAGACCCTGCCCTGCTGGCTCCGATGCGGTCCGACTTCCTGCGGCGCCGCGATCTGGTGGTCCGCGGCCTCGCCGACGTTCCCGGGCTGCGATGCAACCGGCCCATGGGGGCGTTCTACGTGCTGCCCGATGTGTCCGCCTGGCTCGGCAGGTCCGTCGACGGCCGGTCGATCACCTCCACCGTGGAGCTGTGCACGACGCTGCTGGAGCAGGCCGGTGTCGCGGTGGTGGATGGCGATGCCTTCGGCGCCCCAGGCACCATCCGCATCAGCTACGCCACCGCGGACGACAAGCTCACCGAGGCCCTCCGTCGTCTGCGCTCCTTCGGGGAACGCCTGCAGGCATGA
- the meaB gene encoding methylmalonyl Co-A mutase-associated GTPase MeaB: MRTEDEDLITALRSGDRSALARAITLVESRRPEDRSRLMALLAMLTDHGGSLRIGITGIPGAGKSTLIDALGAALIDRGHRVAVLAVDPSSQRSGGSILADKTRMHRLATDPRAFVRPTATGGTLGGLALRTRETLLLCEEAGYDRVLVETVGAGQNESDVDRVTDLTVLLLIAGAGDELQGIKRGIMEAADMVVVTKTDAAPPALVNAAVSDLEHALHLMPLRDGRRPPVLRCSALTGEGIADLAGLLEELGHRCGSTGALQHRRNAQAAHWLHTGLRQALLDRALQDPRLAGALPGLEAQVSAGTLDPAVAVDRLMGLLRTGGAPPP, from the coding sequence ATGCGGACCGAGGATGAGGACCTGATCACCGCACTGCGAAGCGGTGACCGGAGCGCACTGGCCCGTGCGATCACGCTTGTGGAGAGCCGGAGGCCGGAGGACAGGTCCCGGCTGATGGCGCTGCTCGCCATGCTCACGGACCACGGTGGAAGCCTCAGGATCGGCATCACCGGCATCCCCGGTGCGGGAAAGAGCACCTTGATCGATGCGCTGGGTGCGGCCTTGATCGACCGTGGCCACCGCGTGGCGGTGCTGGCGGTGGACCCCAGCAGCCAGCGGAGCGGTGGCAGCATCCTGGCCGACAAGACACGGATGCACCGCCTCGCCACCGACCCCAGGGCCTTTGTGCGGCCTACGGCGACCGGTGGCACCCTGGGTGGCCTTGCCCTTCGCACCCGCGAAACGCTGCTTCTGTGCGAGGAGGCCGGATACGACCGCGTGCTGGTGGAGACCGTCGGTGCCGGTCAGAACGAATCCGATGTGGACCGTGTCACCGACCTGACCGTGCTGCTGCTCATCGCCGGTGCGGGGGACGAGCTTCAGGGGATCAAGCGCGGCATCATGGAAGCGGCGGACATGGTGGTGGTGACCAAGACGGATGCGGCCCCACCGGCCTTGGTGAACGCTGCCGTGAGCGACCTGGAGCACGCCCTGCACTTGATGCCGCTGCGCGATGGCCGCCGTCCGCCGGTGCTGCGGTGCTCGGCCCTCACGGGCGAGGGCATCGCCGACCTGGCGGGCCTGCTCGAGGAGCTTGGCCATCGATGCGGGTCCACGGGCGCCCTCCAGCACCGCAGGAACGCGCAGGCCGCGCACTGGCTGCACACCGGCCTCCGACAGGCCTTGTTGGATCGCGCCCTCCAGGACCCTCGCCTGGCCGGCGCGCTTCCCGGGCTCGAGGCCCAGGTGTCCGCGGGCACCCTTGATCCGGCCGTGGCCGTGGACCGGCTGATGGGCCTGCTCAGAACAGGCGGCGCACCTCCTCCTTGA
- a CDS encoding D-glycero-beta-D-manno-heptose-7-phosphate kinase, producing MKKVHDRFEAFARTNALVLGDVMLDAYLWGRVDRISPEAPVPVVHVQERSARLGGAANVALNLRALGATPVVMTVVGDDEHAARLDQLFGGLGLPAEGLLRSAHRRTTVKTRVISGHQHIVRVDEEDDHVLTDGDSERLLEAVKARVRSARPGVIVFEDYDKGVLSPPFIREVVRLAQAEGIPTAVDPKKRNFMAYQGVDLFKPNLKELREGLRMEVHASDAGQLRRAVKALENALGNRLTLVTLSEHGVLVHGDAEDHLIPAHVRTIADVSGAGDTVIAVAALLLAQQAPARTLAAWANLAGGLVCEQVGVVPIDRDLLLAECLALPEADRA from the coding sequence ATGAAGAAGGTCCACGACCGCTTCGAGGCGTTCGCCCGCACCAACGCCCTTGTGCTGGGTGATGTGATGCTCGATGCCTACCTGTGGGGCCGCGTGGACCGCATCAGCCCCGAGGCTCCCGTGCCTGTGGTGCATGTGCAGGAACGCAGCGCACGGCTTGGAGGAGCCGCCAACGTGGCCCTCAATCTCCGCGCCCTCGGCGCCACCCCCGTGGTGATGACCGTGGTGGGTGATGACGAGCACGCGGCCCGACTGGACCAGCTGTTCGGCGGGCTCGGCCTGCCCGCCGAAGGCCTTTTGCGCAGTGCCCACCGCCGCACCACGGTGAAAACACGCGTCATCAGCGGCCATCAGCACATCGTACGCGTGGACGAGGAGGACGACCATGTGCTGACGGACGGTGACAGCGAACGCCTGCTGGAGGCCGTGAAGGCCCGGGTGAGGTCCGCCCGACCGGGCGTGATCGTGTTCGAGGATTACGACAAGGGCGTGCTCAGCCCCCCGTTCATCCGCGAAGTGGTGCGCCTGGCCCAGGCCGAAGGCATCCCCACGGCCGTGGACCCCAAGAAGCGCAATTTCATGGCGTACCAAGGGGTGGACCTCTTCAAACCGAACCTGAAGGAACTGCGCGAAGGCCTGCGCATGGAGGTGCACGCCAGCGATGCGGGGCAGTTGCGTCGTGCGGTGAAAGCGCTGGAGAACGCCCTGGGCAATCGGTTGACCCTGGTGACGCTGAGCGAGCACGGCGTGCTGGTGCATGGGGACGCCGAGGACCACCTGATCCCGGCCCATGTGCGCACCATCGCCGATGTGAGCGGTGCCGGCGATACGGTGATCGCCGTGGCGGCCTTGTTGCTCGCCCAGCAGGCCCCGGCGCGCACCCTGGCGGCCTGGGCCAACCTGGCCGGCGGGCTGGTCTGCGAGCAGGTGGGCGTGGTGCCCATCGATCGCGACCTGTTGTTGGCGGAGTGCCTCGCGCTGCCGGAAGCCGACCGCGCGTGA